The proteins below come from a single Melospiza georgiana isolate bMelGeo1 chromosome 4, bMelGeo1.pri, whole genome shotgun sequence genomic window:
- the SMO gene encoding protein smoothened — protein MWPGRGGQRWALALALALALGGRCPAAPNASAGPPRCRRPAPCERLRFGACLGSALPYAATSTLLATDSASQEEAHGKLLLWSGLRNAPRCWDVIQPLLCAVYMPKCEDGQVELPSQTLCQATRAPCTIVERERGWPDFLKCTTDRFPEGCPNEVQNIKFNSSGQCEAPLVRTDNPKSWYEDVEGCGIQCQNPLFTEKEHREMHVYIAAFSSVTIFCTFFTLATFVADWRNSNRYPAVILFYVNACFFVGSIGWLAQFMDGARDEIVCRADGTMRLGEPTSNETLSCVIIFVIVYYSLMSGVIWFVMLTYAWHTSFKALGTTYQPLLGKTSYFHLITWSIPFVLTVAILAVAQVDGDSVSGICFVGYKNYRYRAGFVLAPIGLVLIVGGYFLIRGVMTLFSIKSNHPGLLSEKAASKINETMLRLGIFGFLAFGFVFITFGCHFYDFFNQAEWERSFREYVLCEANVTIATQTNKPIPDCEIKNRPSLLVEKINLFAMFGTGVSMSTWVWTKATLLIWKRTWCRLTGQSDDQPKRIKKSKMIAKAFSKRKELLRDPGQELSFSMHTVSHDGPVAGLAFNINEPSADVSSAWAQHVTKMVARRGAILPQDISVTPVATPVPPEERANLWVVEADVSPELQKRSGRKKKRRKKKKEVTPDPERCPGHPAVPSSVPRLPRLPAQPCLVAFAPDVLPAVQPDATFPGGAWDGRGRRANVLHVISNPFCPESGAAEPEGWHHQRHHGRALWPPQAGPLAPRTQGCRAGLAPIHSRTNLVDAELLEPDSDF, from the exons ATGTGGCCGGGCCGCGGCGGGCAGCGCTGGGCGCTGGCGCTGGCCCTGGCGCTGGCCCTGGGCGGGCGCTGCCCCGCCGCCCCCAACGCCTCGGCCGGGCccccgcgctgccgccgccccgcgccctGCGAGCGGCTCCGCTTCGGCGCCTGCCTGGGCTCCGCGCTGCCCTACGCCGCCACCTCCACGCTGCTGGCCACCGACTCCGCCTCGCAGGAGGAGGCGCAcgggaagctgctgctctggtccG GCCTGCGCAATGCCCCGCGCTGCTGGGACGTcatccagcccctgctgtgcGCTGTGTACATGCCCAAGTGTGAGGATgggcaggtggagctgcccAGCCAGACCCTGTGCCAGGCCACGCGGGCACCCTGCACCATCGTGGAGCGTGAGCGTGGCTGGCCCGACTTCCTCAAGTGCACCACGGACCGATTCCCCGAGGGCTGCCCG AACGAGGTGCAGAACATCAAGTTCAACAGCTCGGGGCAGTGCGAGGCGCCGCTGGTGAGGACGGACAACCCCAAGAGCTGGTACGAGGACGTGGAGGGCTGCGGCATCCAGTGCCAGAACCCGCTGTTCACCGAGAAGGAGCACCGCGAGATGCACGTCTACATCGCCGCCTTCAGCTCCGTCACCATCTTCTGCACCTTCTTCACCCTG GCCACGTTTGTCGCTGACTGGAGGAACTCCAATCGCTACCCCGCCGTCATCCTGTTCTACGTCAACGCCTGCTTTTTCGTGGGCAGCATTGGTTGGCTGGCACAGTTCATGGACGGTGCCCGCGACGAGATCGTGTGCCGGGCCGATGGCACCATGCGGCTGGGCGAGCCCAC CTCCAACGAGACACTGTCCTGCGTCATCATCTTTGTCATCGTGTACTACTCACTGATGTCGGGTGTCATCTGGTTTGTCATGCTCACCTACGCCTGGCACACGTCCTTCAAGGCCCTGGGCACCACCTACCAGCCGCTGCTGGGCAAGACCTCCTACTTCCACCTCATCACCTGGTCCATCCCCTTCGTGCTCACCGTGGCCATCCTGGCCGTGGCGCAG gtgGACGGTGACTCTGTCAGTGGCATCTGCTTCGTGGGCTACAAGAACTACCGCTACCGAGCCGGCTTCGTGCTGGCCCCCATCGGGCTCGTGCTCATCGTGGGGGGCTATTTCCTCATCCGGG GGGTCATGACACTCTTCTCCATCAAGAGCAACCACCCCGGGCTGCTGAGCGAGAAGGCGGCCAGCAAGATCAACGAGACCATGCTGCGCCTGG GCATTTTTGGCTTCTTGGCCTTTGGCTTTGTCTTCATCACCTTTGGCTGCCACTTCTATGACTTCTTCAACCAGGCTGAGTGGGAGCGCAGCTTCCGGGAATACGTCCT GTGTGAGGCCAACGTGACCATCGCCACGCAGACCAACAAGCCCATCCCCGACTGCGAGATCAAGAACCGGCCGAGCCTGCTGGTGGAGAAGATCAACCTCTTCGCCATGTTCGGCACCGGCGTCTCCATGAGCACCTGGGTCTGGACCAAGGCCACCCTGCTCATCTGGAAGCGCACCTGGTGCAG gctgaCGGGGCAGAGCGACGACCAGCCCAAGAGGATCAAGAAGAGCAAGATGATCGCCAAGGCCTTCTCCAAGCGCAAGGAGCTGCTGCGCGACCCGGGCCAGGAGCTGTCCTTCAGCATGCACACCGTGTCCCACGACGGCCCCGTGG CCGGATTGGCGTTCAACATCAACGAGCCATCGGCCGACGTGTCCTCGGCGTGGGCCCAGCATGTCACCAAGATGGTGGCCAGGAGAGGGGCCATCCTGCCCCAGGACATCTCCGTGACACCCGTGGCGACACCTG tgccaccagagGAGAGGGCCAACCTGTGGGTGGTGGAGGCCGACGTGTCCCCGGAGCTGCAGAAGCGCAGCGGCCGCAAGAAGAAGcggaggaagaagaagaaggaggtgACCCCGGACCCCGAGCGCTGCCCGGGGCACCCCGCCGTCCCCAGCTCCGTCCCTCGCCTGCCCCGCCTGCccgcccagccctgcctggtggCCTTTGCCCCCGACGTGCTGCCAGCCGTCCAGCCCGACGCCACCTTCCCCGGGGGCGCGTGGGACGGGCGCGGGCGCAGGGCCAACGTGCTGCACGTCATCAGCAACCCCTTCTGCCCCGAGAGCGGCGCCGCCGAGCCCGAGGGCTGGCACCACCAGCGCCACCACGGGCGCGCCCTGTGGCCCCCCCAGGCCGGCCCTCTGGCCCCCAGGACTCAGGGCtgccgggcagggctggcccccATCCACTCCCGGACCAACCTGGTGGACgcggagctgctggagcccgACTCGGACTTCTGA
- the TSPAN33 gene encoding tetraspanin-33 isoform X2: protein MISMVMVAVGVYARLLKHAEAAMACLAVDPAILLIVVGVLTFLITFCGCVGSLRENICLLQVFSVCLTIIFLLQLAAGALGFVFSDKAREKVSEIINGAIVHYRDDLDLQNLIDFGQKEFSCCGGVSYKDWSQNMYFNCTATNPSRERCSVPFSCCLHDADQAVINTMCGHGMQARSYLEASAFIHTNGCIDKLVNWTHSNLFLLGGVALGLALPQLVGIVLARLLINQIRDQIKLQLYNQQHRADPWS from the exons ATGATCTCCATGGTGATGGTGGCCGTGGGGGTGTACGCCCGGCTGCTGAAGCACGCAG AGGCGGCCATGGCGTGCCTGGCAGTGGACCCTGCCATCCTCCTCATCGTGGTGGGCGTCCTCACCTTCCTCATCACCTTCTGCGGCTGCGTGGGCTCCCTGCGGGAGAACAtctgcctgctgcaggtg TTCTCTGTCTGCCTGACCATCatcttcctcctgcagctggcgGCCGGCGCGCTGGGCTTTGTGTTCTCTGATAAG GCCCGCGAGAAGGTCAGCGAGATCATCAACGGGGCCATCGTGCATTACCGGGACGACCTGGACCTGCAGAACCTCATCGATTTCGGGCAGAAGGAG TTCAGCTGCTGCGGGGGTGTCTCCTACAAGGACTGGTCCCAGAACATGTACTTCAACTGCACGGCCACCAACCCCAGCCGTGAGCGCTGCTCCgtgcccttctcctgctgcctgcacgATGCTGACCAG gctgtcaTCAACACCATGTGTGGCCACGGGATGCAGGCCAGGAGCTACCTGGAGGCCAGTGCCTTCATCCACACCAACGGCTGCATCGACAAGCTGGTCAACTGGACCCACAGCAACCTCTTCCTGCTGGGGGGCGtcgccctggggctggccctgccccag CTGGTGGGCATCGTCCTGGCGCGGCTCCTCATCAACCAGATCCGCGACCAGATCAAGCTGCAGCTCTACAACCAGCAGCACCGGGCAGACCCCTGGTCCTGA